Below is a window of Streptomyces genisteinicus DNA.
GGTTCGTCCCCGGCGGACACTCCGGGGGCGGTACGCGGCCCGGTCCGGGCCGGACCCGCGACGGGCACCGGTCACAACGAGACAAATTCCGGGGCGCTCTGTCGCGGCCGGAACTGGCCACCTACGCTGATCTGCGCAGTCGGTTCGCAGCGTCGGCCAGGCGTTGCGTCGCAAGAGGGAACCCGGTGGGAATCCGGGACTGTCCCGCAGCGGTGAGTGGGATCGAAAGCCGTCATCAGCACTGGGGTCGTGCGGGACCCCGGGAAGCGACGGCCGGTAGGCGCCGGCCCGGGCATCCGCCCGTCCGGCACGCCCACGAGTCCGAAGACCTGCCACTGCGCGCGTGCCGACGGCACGCGCTCTTCACAGCGGCCTCGTGGGGTGGGCCGGTGGTGCGCTGCGACGGCGCGCTCACGCGCGTGTGCTCTCGCCGCCCCCGAACCCTCGGGCCCGGCCGACGAGAGAAGGGGACACGGCGTGACCACCGCACAGATCGACGCCCGGCCCGTGCCGGCCCGGACGTCCGGGCGCACCCCGTGCTGACGGCCGGCCCCCCGCCGCCGGGACGCGGCTTCGCCGGCGTCTGCCACGGCACACTCGGAGAGCTCTACCAGGGGCCGCTGAGATCGGGCCCGGACCCCGACATCGCCGTGGTGTCCTTCCCGGTCGACCGCTACTCCTGGGTGTACTTCACCCCGGATGCAGCGCCCCCGCCCGGCTCTCCGGCCCCGGTCCCGTCCGCGCCCGCGTCCCCGCCCCGTACCGAAGCGCTGCCCGTGCCCGCCCCCGAAGCCGTCACCGGCCCCCGCCCGGGACCGCTCGGCGAGAAGACGCGGCACGCCGTGCGCCTCCTGCTGGAGCGCACCGGGCGCGCCCTGCCGCCCGGACGCCTCAGCGCGTACAGCGAACTCACCGTGGGGGCGGGCATGGCGAGTTCGACCGCCGACATCGTGGCCGCGCTGCGCTGCCTGTTCCGCGTCCTCTCGCTGCCCGAGGACCCGGCGGCCGTCCGGGACGTGCTGGCCGCCATCGAGCGCGCGGACAGCGTCTTCCTCGACGAGTTCGCCCTCCATCTCAGCGCACGGCACACGGTGGTGCGCCGACTGGGCACCGGAGTCGTCTTCCACACCGCCTACGTGACGGAGCCGGGCACCGTCGACACCGCGTCGACCACCCCGGTGCTGCTGCGGCACTACCGGCGCCGCGGCGACGAGTACGAGCGCTGCCTCACCGACCTGCTCAAGGGCTTCTCCACCCGGGACGCCCCCGCCGTCGCCCGCGCGGCCACGGCCAGTGCCGTGCTCTCCCAGGAAGTCCTGCCCAAGCACACGTTCGCCGCCGTCCTGGCGCACCGCGACGAGTTCGGCGCCGACGGCGTCTTCGTCGCGCACACCGGCTCCCTGGTCGGCTACCTGTTCGCCCGCCGGCCCGCTCCGTCGCTCAGAGGGGAACTCTCCGCCTTCTTCCGCTCACTCGGACACCAGTGCTCTTTCGCCCAAGGAGGCCTCGCGTGATCCACCCGCACGTCGCAGACGCCGTCAAGCGTCCCGACCTGGTCCGTCTCACGGACTCCGTGGTACTGCTCCGGTTCGAGTCCATGAAGATCTACTCCGCGCTCGGCGCCGTCCGGCACCTGCTGGAACGCGGCACGGTCGTACCGGGCCAGACGCTCGTCGACAGTTCCAGCGGCATCTACGCCTACGCCCTCGCGCTGGCCTGCCACCGGTACGGCATGCGGTGCCACATCGTGGCGTCCACGACCGTGGACGCCACCACCCTGGCCCAGCTGGAGATCCTGGGCGCCACGGTCGAGCAGGTCCGGCCCACGGAGAACCTCAAACTGGACCAGGAGTTACGGGTGCGGCGCGTGCGGGCGTACCTGGCGGAGCGCCCGGACGCCCACTGGATGCGCCAGTACCACGACGACGTGCACTACCTCGGCTACCGGGAGGTGGCCGACCAGATCGCCGAGGCCCTGCCCGGCCGGCCCCTGACGGTCGTCGGGGGAGTGGGCTCGGGCGCCTCGACCGGGGGGCTCGTCGAGCACCTGCGGCGGCGCGACCCCTCCGTGCGGCTGGTGGGCGTACAGCCCTTCGGCAGTGTGACCTTCGGCAGCCAGGACCACCACGACCCGGAGGCGATCATCGCGGGCATCGGCTCGTCGATCGTCTTCGACAACGTGCGCCACCAGCTGTACGACGCGCTGCACTGGATGGACTTCACCCACGCCATGGCGGGCACCGTCGCCCTGCTGCGCGAGCACGCGGTCTTCGCCGGGCTCTCCACCGGAGCCGCCTACCTCGCCGCCGTCCACGAGTCCGGGTGCCTGCCCGGCCGGCTGCACCTGGTGATCGGCGCCGACACCGGGCACCGGTACGTCGAGCGCGTCCACCGCCGCCACAACGAGGCCCTCGACCCGGCGGAACTCAAACCCGTCGAGATCGGCGCCCCCGAAGAGATGGCCATGCCCTGGTCGACCATGGCGTGGAACCGGACCCCCTGCCCCGCACAGTGGAAGGACGCGGCAGCGTGACCCTGGTCAGCCTCGAATCCCTCTCCTTCGGCCTGGGCCATCTGGTCCGCGCCACCGACGCGCTGGGCGAGCGGCTGCGGCTGCTGACCCGCGATCCGTCGTACTACCGCTACGAACTGGACCGGCTGCCGGCGGACGCGCTCGAGGTGACCGTCGTGGACACCTTCGACACCGAGGCCGTCGCCGCCCTGCTCGCGTCGACCCCGGACCTGCGGGGGCTCATCGGCTCCACCGACACCTGGACGGAGGTCGCCGCGGAGCTGACGGCCCGCTTCGGTCTCCCCGGCCTGGACCCCGCCGTGCTGCGCCGGACGCGCGACAAGGCGGCGGTGCGCGACCTGCTGCACGCCGCGGGGCTCGCCCGCTCCCGGGCGGTCCGGGCGGGCGACCCGGCCGGCGGGTTCGCGGCCCGGGTCGCCAAGGAGACGGGGTTCCCCGCCGTCGTCAAGGACACCGCCGGGACAGGCAGCCAGAACGTGTGGCTCGTACGCGACGAGCCCGCCCTCGAAGCCGCCCTGCGGGAGGCCACCGGCCGCACGCTCAAGGGCGGCCTCTTCGCCGAGCCCCACCTCGCCGGGCCCGTCTACAGCGCCGAATCCCTGACCTGGGAAGGGACCACCCGGCTGCTCGGCGTCTCCAGCCGGCTCATGTCGCCCGAGCCGCGGTTCCGCGAGGAGATCACCGCCTTCCCCGTGGCCTTCCCCGGGCAAACGGCGGCGGAACTGGAACGCTGGCTCGGCGGCGTCCTCGCGGCGGTGGGATACACCGACCGGTTCGCCCACGTGGAGTTCGCCCTGACCGCCCACGGCCCCGAGGTGATCGAGATCAACCCGCGCATCGGCGGCGCACTCGTCGGCGAGGGGATGTGCCGGGCACTCGGGTACAACGTCTACGAGGCCGTGGCGGAGACGGCGCTCGGCCGGCGGCCCCGGCTGATGGACGCCCGCCTGCCCGGCGGCCCGGCGGTGGCCTTCGTCCTCGGCTACCCCGCACGACCCGGCGTGTTCACCGGGGTCGACGGCCTCGACCGGCTGGCGGACCTGCCGGGCTCACCCGCCTGGTACCCCGTCAGAGAGGTCGGCGACCGCATCGAGCACCTCGACGACAGCCGCGGGTACGCGGGCATCGTCTACGCCGAGGCGGAGACCGCGGAACTGGCCACCCACCGCGCCGTGGCGGCCGCCAACACCGTACGGGTGCTCACGGAGGAGGTCCCCGAGGAGCGTCCGGTCCGTGGCTGACCGCACGGGCCCGCCGCTGCGGCGGGCGCTCACCTCCTTCACCGGCCCGCTCCGCTTCCTGCTGCTGAGTTCGTTCCTCATCCCGCTCGGCAGCTTCATGGTCCTGCCGTTCATGTCGGTCTTCCTGCACGAGCGCCTCGGCATGGGACTCGGCACGGTCGGCGTGGTCCTCGCCGCGGCATCCCTGGTGCAGTTCTCCGGGGGTGTCGTCGGGGGAGCGGTGGCGGAGCGCATCGGGCTGCGCAGGACGATGACCCTGGCCCTCGTCATCCGGACCGCGGGGTTCGTCGGACTGCTCGCCGCGCTGCGCTGGCCGCCGCTCGCCGTGGGGGCGCTGATCCTCACCTGCTGCGGCGCGGCGCTGTACCTGCCGGCGAACAAGGCGTACCTCGTGGACGGCGTCGACGAGGAACGGCGGCCGGTGTTCCTGTCGGCGGGCAACGCGGCGCTCAACGCGGGGATGGCCGTGGGCCCGCTGGTCGCCGGTCCGTTCGTCCTCTCCTCACCCGCCCCGCTGTTCCTCGCGGTCACCGCACTGTTCGCGGTGGTGACCCTGGGACACGCACGGCTGCCGGCGTCCTCCGGCGGGGACCGGCCCGCGGCCGACGGGCCCCGGCCCGGCATCCTCGACGGCATCGCCGTACTGCCCTTCGCCGCCAACGCGATCGCCTTCCACCTCTACTTCCACTTCCAGCACTATCTCGCCGTGTACGCGGTGGAACGGGCCTCCGCGTCGTTCTACAGCCTGGTGCTGCTGCTCTGCTTCCTGCTGGTCATCGTCGTGCAGCCGCCCGCCTCGGGCCTGATCCGGCGGATGCCGTACCCCGTGGCCCTCGCCGTGGGGTTCGCGGGACTCGGGGCGGGGCTCGCGGTGCTCTCCCTCGGGACGCGGCCCGCGCTCCTGGCCGGCGGGGCGCTGATCACCCTCGGCGACATCGTGCTCTTCCTGAAGAACGACCTGGAGGCGCTGGCCCGCAGCCCGCGTTCCGACGCGGTCGTCTTCGGGCAGCAGCGGCTCGCCGCCGGTCTCGGGGCCTGCGCGAGCGGGCTGCTGGGCGGCCTGCTCTACGGGTACGCCGAACGGGGCGGTGACACCGGCCTGTTCTGGCTGCTGGCCGCCGCCCAGTGCCTCGTGCTGCCCCTGCTCCTGCTCCCCCTGCGCCGCACGGCGGGACCGGTGCCGCCCGCAGGCGCCGCGACCGGAGGCGAATGCGGCACCGCGGCCGGCGCCGCCGATGCCCACGACACCACCGGTGCCGGCACCACCGGCGCCGGCGCAACCACCGATCCCGCCCGCCACCGACAGACAAAGGACCACGATTCGCGATGACGGACACCGGCGGATTCCAGGACGACGACTTCTGGACCGAGTTCTACGACTTCCTCTTCTCCGAGCAGCGCTGGACCCAGGCCGAGGACCTGCTCGGCACCTCCCCGCTGCTCTCGATCCCCGCGGGCGCCCGCGTGCTCGACCTGTGCTGCGGACCCGGGGTGTTCACGATCCCGCTGGCCCTGCGCGGCGCCGACGTCACCGGGGTGGACCGCAGTCCGGTCCTCCTGGAGCGGGGCCGCAAGCGGGCCGCCGACACGGGCGCCGCGCCCCGGTTCGTGGAGGCGGACGTCCTGGACTACCGGCCCGACGGTCCCTACGACGTCGTGCTCAACATGTTCACCTCCTTCGGCTACTTCGAGGACCCGGCGGACAACGCCCGCGTCCTCGAGACCATGCACGACGCGCTGGCGCCCGGCGGCTCGCTCGTGCTCGACCTGGCGGGCAAGGAACTGCTCGCGCGCAGGGTCGAGCCCCCCAAGGTGGTACGGCGCGGCGAGGATCTGCTCGTGCAGACGGACACGGTGCTGGACGACTGGGCCCGGCTGCGGAGCGACTGGGTGCTGGTGCGGGGGGAGCGGGTGACCCGGGCGAGCCTGGTGTGGTTCGTCTACAGCGCCGTCGAACTCCGCGCCATGCTGCGGGAGGCGGGATTCGGCGAGATCGAGGTGTACGGCGGCTTCGACGGCCGCCCCTACGACCAGGACGCGGAGCGACTCGTGCTGCGGGCGGTCCGCACGGCGTGAACGGCCGGGCACGCCCGGCCGGACCGGACACCGGAGGGCGTCACCGCACCCGGCGGAGCGACGACGCGTGACCGCACCCGGGGGAGTCCCGACGGCGTGACCGCACCTGGGGGAGTCCCGAGGGCGTGACCGTACCCCGGCGCGGTCCGTTCCGACGGCGCCGGGGCGCACGGCCCGTGACGTGCGCCCTTTGCCCACCCTGCGGCAGACCATAGGATCAGCAGGTCATCACCGCGACGGGAGACAGGAAGCCGGTGCGAATCCGGCACGGTCCCGCCACTGTGACCGGGGAGCGGACCCCTTCATGTGCCACTGCGCCAGCGCGGGAAGGCCGGGGAACGCCGATCCGGGAGTCAGGACACTGGCCTGTCGCGGGTCCGATCCGAGGAGCGCGGACTCCGCAGGAGGCTTCACGTGTACGACGGCACGCCCCGTCCCTTCGCCCTGCCCACTTCCAGGTCCGGCCGCCGCGCCCTGCGCGCGGCCGGCGCCGCCGCGGCGCTGTCCGCGGTCCTGCTCACCGGCTGCGGGGGGCCGGACCGCGCGGGGCAGGACAAGCCGGCGGCGACGGCCGCCGACGGCTTCCCCCTCACGGTGGAGAACTGCGGGGTCCGCACCACCTACGACGCGCCGCCCTCGCGGGTCGTCACCATTCACCAGCACCCGGCCGAACTGATGCTCTCGCTCGGACTCGGCGACCGCATGGTCGGCACCGCCTTCCCGGACTCCGCCGTCCTGCCCGAACTGCGCGAGAAGTTCGAGGCGATCCCCGAACTGGCCGCGAAGGAGCCCTCGTTCGAGACGATCCTCGACGCCGAGCCCGACTTCGTCTACGGCGGATACGGCAGCGCCTTCGCCGAGAACGAGGGCCGCTCCCGCGAGGCGTTCGAGGACGCGGGGATCCACACCCACCTCAACCGCGAGTACTGCGGGAAGAAGCAGGTGTCCATGCAGGACACCTACGACGAGATCGGCGCCATCGGCGAGCTGTTCGGCGTGCAGGACCGCGCCGACGCCCTCGTCGCCGACCTCAGGAGCCGGGTGACGGCCGCGTCGAAGGCGGTGGACGGCGAGCGCGAGGTGTCCGTCTTCGTCTACGACAGCGGGGACAAGAGCGCCTTCACGGCGGGCGGCAAGAGCCTCGGCACCGAGGTCATCCGCCTCGCGGGCGGGCGGAACGTCTTCGCCGACCTCGACGACGTCTTCGGCGACGTCTCCTGGGAGCAGGTCGTCGCCCGCAAGCCCGAGGTCATCGCGATCTACGACTACGCCGGAGCCGGGAACGTCGAGCAGAAGAAGCGGTTCCTGCTCTCCCAGCCCGCGCTCGCGGACGTCCCCGCGGTGAAGAACGAGCGCTTCGTCGTCCTCCCGCTGACCGCCACCCTGGTCGGCGTGCGCGCGCCGTACGCCGTCGAGGACCTGGCACGGGGCCTGCACCCCAAGCGGTTCCCGTGACCGCCCCCGCCGGACAGACCGCGGTGAAGGCGCCGCCCGCGCAGGCGGCCGGCGGCGACGGGAACCGGCGGATCGCCTTCGGGCCCGCCGTGCTCCTCCTCACCGTCCTGCTCCTCGCCTCGATGACCGCGGGCATGGCCATCGGCTCCGTGCGGGTCCCGGCCGGACAGGTGTGGGGCATCGTCCTCCACGCCCTGGGCCTGGACTGGCCGGACGCCACCTGGTCCGCGGCCCGCGAGACCATCGTGCTCGACGTCCGCGCGCCGCGGGTGCTGCTCGGCGCCGTCACCGGCGCGGGACTCGCCCTGATCGGCGCCGCGCTCCAGGCCCTCGTGCGCAACCCGCTCGCCGAGCCCTATCTGCTCGGCGTCTCCTCGGGAGCGTCGCTCGGCGCCGTCGCGGTGATCGTCTTCGGGGTGCAGGTGTTCGGGCACCTCTCCCTGTCGGCCGCAGCCTTCGCGGGCGCCCTGCTGACCCTGCTCCTCGTCTACACGACGGCCCGCAGCGGCGGCAGGATCACCACCACCCGGCTGGTGCTGTCGGGCGTGGCGTACGCCCTGGTGCTCACCGCGCTGATGAACCTGCTGCTGCTCACCAGCGACCGGGGCAACGAGGCGCGCGCCGTGCTCGCCTGGACCATGGGCGGTCTCGGCGGAGTGCGGTGGGGGACACTGTGGCTGCCGGCCACCGCGCTCCTGCTCGGCCTCGGCGTCCTGCTGCTCCAGGCACGCTCGCTGAACCTGCTGTCGGCGGGCGAGGAGGCGGCGACGACGATGGGCCTGGACGTGGCCCGGTTCCGGGCACGCCTCTTCGTGCTGGTGTCGCTGCTGACCGGCGTCCTCGTCGCGGCCGCGGGCCCGATCGGCTTCGTCGGGCTGATGACGCCGCACATCGTGCGGCTCTTCGTGGGCGGCGACCACCGCAGGGTGCTGCCGGCGGCGGCGCTCGGCGGCGCCGTCTTCCTGCTCTGGGCCGACATCGCCGCCCGTACCGTGGCCGCGCCGGCGGAGCTGCCCGTCGGCGTGCTGACGGCGCTCACCGGCGGGCCGTTCTTCCTCTGGCTGATGCGCCGCCAGGCCCGCCGCACCACGGACGGGGGCCCCGCGTGAAGGGCAGCGCACTGGCCGTCGAAGGCGTCACGCTCACCGCGGGGGCGCGGCGTCTGGCCGACGACGTGTCCCTCACCGCGGGCCCGGGCGAGGTGGTCGGCGTGATCGGCCCCAACGGGAGCGGGAAGTCCAGCCTGCTGCGCTGCGTCTACCGCATCCTGCGCCCGGCCGCGGGGAGCGTACGGGTCGACGGCGCCGACACCTGGGAGCTTCCCGTGCGCCAGGTGGCACGGACCCTGGCCGCAATGGTGCAGGACGCCGCGACGGATGTGGACCTCGCGGTGCGCGAGGTGGTGGCCATGGGCCGGGCACCCCACAAGCGCCTCCTCGACGGGGACACCGCCGACGACCGCCGTCTGGTCGACACCTCCCTGGCCGATGCGGACGCCCTCCACCTCGCGGACCGGGCCTTCGACCGGCTCTCCGGCGGCGAGCGCCAGCGGGTCCTGGTGGCGCGCGCGCTGGCCCAGCAGCCCTCCCTGCTGGTCCTGGACGAACCCACGAACCATCTGGACATCCGGCACCAGCTGGAGATCCTGGGCCTGCTGCGCCGCCTGCCCGCCACCGTCCTGGTGGCACTGCACGACCTCAACCTCGCCGCGGCGTTCTGCGACCGTCTGTACGTGCTGCACGACGGCCGCGTCGTCACGTCGGGCCCGCCCGCCGGCGTGCTCACCCCCGCACTGCTCCGCGAGGTCTACGGGGTGGAGGCGGAGGTCGCCGTCCACCCCCGCACCGGGGCGCCGCAGGTCACCTTCCTGCCCGGTGGCCTGCCCGCCGGGCAGGGATCGGATCAGCCGGCCTCGTGAGCGTGGGGCGTCGCGGCCGGCGGCTCCGCCGGCCGCGGCCGGCCCCCGTCGCGGCCCGACACCGTGACCACCAGGATGCCGACGACGACGGCGAGGACGACGGCCCGGCCCGCGGCACGCAGGACCCAGCCGGCTGCCCGCCGCCCCCCGCGAGGGCTCCCGAGCCGCTCCGACCGCCGGGCCGGCCGCAGCAGCCGGACCAGGAGCAGCCCGGCCACGGGCAGTTGCAGCAGCCACAGGACCGTGCGGGGCCAGTCCCCGTACCAGACGTTGGTGCCGTACAGCAGGGTGTGCCAGACGCTGAGGACGTAGACGACGATCACGAACCGGTGCAGGCGGCGCCAGGTGTTGGCGCCGATGCGGTGCCGGACGTAGAAGAGGAGCCCGAGGGGTACGGCGAGGTAGAGGGCGGCCTGTCCGATGGGGATGGCAAGCCGGCCGGTGCCGGAGTCGTACCAGCCGGGGACGAAGCTGTCCGCGAATCCGGCCCAGATGCGTGCGGCCCACCCCAGCGCGGCCTCGTAGCGGACGAGTTCGGCCATGAACATCAGCGCGTGCGCCGCCATCAGGGCCATGGTGGTCAGGCTGGTGGTGCGGTGCCAGCGCTCCAGGGTGGCGCGGGACACCGGCAGCCGGCCGGCGCCCGGTCCGGACACGACGAGCCCGAGCATGACCGTCCCCCAGGCCCAGAGCAGCGCCGACCAGCCGAACGCCTGGCTGAGCAGGTACATCCAGTACGTGGCCGGGTCGTCCATGAAGGGCATCACCGCGACGGTGTCGCCCTCGCCCGCTCCCATCCGGAGGTACAGGAAGAGGAACACCGCTCCGGTGACGACGACGGCGGCCGCCGCGTCGGGCAGCGCGGCCCGCAGGTCGCCGCGGAGGGTGACGCGCCCTCCGGACCGGTCGCCGGGCCCGGTCGCCGTACCGGACCCGTCGGTCCGCGGCGTCACCTCGTGCTGCATCCACCGGCCTCCCGCGTCAGCACGCTCGTGTGTGCCCAGGAACTCCAGTGTGACGCAGGTGACATGTGGTGCAGAGGCCCGATCCGGTCAGAACGGCGGTCCGCCTCCGCCCGGTGGCCGGAATCCGACGCCGGCCGTCCGGGACCGGACGCGGCGCAGGCGCACGCCCCCGGGCCGGCCGCTCACCCCCGCGGCGGGGCCTCGCCCGCGCCGCCGCGCGCCGCGGCCAGCGCGGCTCTGACCTCCCGCGTCACGCGGGCGGCGTCCTCCGGGTTGTTCACCACGTCCGTGCTGTTCATGTCCACGACCAGCACCTCGCCGGCCGAGTAGTGCAGGCGCACCCAGTCGTCGTAGCCGGACCACAGCGTCCGGTAGTACTCCACGAGGCCCTCGTCCTGCTCGAAGTCGCGGCCGCGCAGTCCGATGCGGTGCAGCACCGTCGAGAAGTCCGCCGTGAGGTAGACCATGAGGTCCGGCGCCTTGCGGTAGGGCAGGCCGTCGATCTCGCGCAGCATCTCGTCGAGCAGGCCCTCGTAGATCTGCATCTCGAGCGCGCTGATCCTGCCCAGGTCGTGGTTGACCCGGGCGAAGTACCAGTCCTCGTAGATGGACCGGTCGAGGACGCTGTCGGGCCGCTTGTACGCCTCCTTGATCGAGGCGAACCGGGTCCGCAGGAAGTGGAGCTGGAGCAGGAAGGGGTAGCGCTTGGCCTCGATCTCCTCGGGGCTCGCCGTGTAGAAGAGCGGCAGGATCGGATTGTCGTCCACGCTCTCGTAGAAGACGTCGCCGCCCAGCTCCTTGGCGAGCAGTTCGGCCACGCTCGTCTTCCCGATGCCGATCATGCCTCCGACGCAGATCACCGGCGCACCTCACCTTTCCTGATACCTCTGTTCGCGGGCGGGCGCGCCGGTGCTCGTGCACCACCGGTACCCGCAGGCGCTCCCGCACCGCCGGGGTGCGCGCCGACCGGCTCACGCGCCCCGCGGACCGCGAGACCCGCGCCGCGCGGCGCCGGGCCCCGGGAGGGATGCCTGCCGCGGCGGTGGGCCGGGCCGCACCGCGACGCTGCGGGGCGGCGAGCGGCCGCCCCCGCGGCCGTCCTGCATCCTAGAGGACGGCGTGCGCCGGGCCGCGACCCGGAGCGGGCCCGTGCACGCGGGGGCGCGGCGGTGTCCGGCCGGACCGGGGGCGCTCAGCCCTGCCGGGCGACCAGACTGGCGGGGCGCAGATCGGTCCAGTGCTGCTCGACGTACGCGAGGCAGGCCTCACGCGTGTCCTCGCCGAAGACCGTGCGCCATCCGGCGGGGACCTCCGCGAAGGCGGGCCAGAGGGAGTGCTGGTTCTCCTCGTTGACCAGCACCAGGAAGCGTCCCTGCGTGTCCTCGAACGGGTTGGTCGTCATGAGTCTGCTGTTTCCTTCTCGGGTGCGGCGGGTGCGGGTGCGGGTGCGGAAGCCGAAGCGGACGCCGGTGCGGTGGGGCGTCGCGACCGCGTGGACGGCGGGACGGGAGCCGGGCTCAGCCGATCGAGCCCGCGCGCTGGCCGGCCCCCGCCCGGTCGCCGAGGGCGGCGTGCCGGCCGCGCCCGATGATCGAGTCGAGGATCTCGCCGACCCGGACGGCGGTGTTGGAGAGCAGCGACGAGGTGATGCCGTGGGTGTGCTCCGTCCCGCCCTGGAGGTAGATGCCGCACCGCACTCCGGAGCCGGTGGCCAGGCGGTAGTCGCGCTCCACCCGCACGCGGCCGTGCTCGTCGAGGGCGCAGCGGCCGGCGAGTTCGCCGAGCACGCCCAGCGGGTCCGCCGGGCTGTATCCGGTGGCGTAGACGACGACGTCGGCGTCGAGCGCGCTGTCCTCGCCCGTGACGAGGGAGGTGACGGTGACGCGCACGCCGTCCTCGGTCTCCTCGACCCCGGTGACGCGGGAGACGTTGAGGAAGCGGAGCCGCTCGGTGCCGAGCACCTTCTCCCGGTAGGCCTCGCGGTAGAGGTCGTCGATGAGGTCGATGTCGACCACCGAGTAGTTGGTGTTGCCGTGGTAGCCCATCAGCTTGCGCTTGACGGGTTCGGGGGCGGCGTAGTACTCGTCGACGGCCGCGGGGTCGAAGATCCGGTTGGCGAAGCTGCTGTCGTCGGCCGGGCTGTAGCCGTAGCGGGAGAAGACCGCGCACACCTCCGCACCGGGGAAGCGGCGGTGCAGGTAGGCGACGTTCTCCGCCGCGCTCTGCCCGGCCCCCACCACGACGAACCGGGCCGGGTCCGAGGCCGTCAGCGCGTCGACCTTCTTCAGCAGGTCGCTGTTGTGCCAG
It encodes the following:
- a CDS encoding ABC transporter ATP-binding protein, encoding MKGSALAVEGVTLTAGARRLADDVSLTAGPGEVVGVIGPNGSGKSSLLRCVYRILRPAAGSVRVDGADTWELPVRQVARTLAAMVQDAATDVDLAVREVVAMGRAPHKRLLDGDTADDRRLVDTSLADADALHLADRAFDRLSGGERQRVLVARALAQQPSLLVLDEPTNHLDIRHQLEILGLLRRLPATVLVALHDLNLAAAFCDRLYVLHDGRVVTSGPPAGVLTPALLREVYGVEAEVAVHPRTGAPQVTFLPGGLPAGQGSDQPAS
- a CDS encoding MFS transporter, which gives rise to MADRTGPPLRRALTSFTGPLRFLLLSSFLIPLGSFMVLPFMSVFLHERLGMGLGTVGVVLAAASLVQFSGGVVGGAVAERIGLRRTMTLALVIRTAGFVGLLAALRWPPLAVGALILTCCGAALYLPANKAYLVDGVDEERRPVFLSAGNAALNAGMAVGPLVAGPFVLSSPAPLFLAVTALFAVVTLGHARLPASSGGDRPAADGPRPGILDGIAVLPFAANAIAFHLYFHFQHYLAVYAVERASASFYSLVLLLCFLLVIVVQPPASGLIRRMPYPVALAVGFAGLGAGLAVLSLGTRPALLAGGALITLGDIVLFLKNDLEALARSPRSDAVVFGQQRLAAGLGACASGLLGGLLYGYAERGGDTGLFWLLAAAQCLVLPLLLLPLRRTAGPVPPAGAATGGECGTAAGAADAHDTTGAGTTGAGATTDPARHRQTKDHDSR
- a CDS encoding ferric reductase-like transmembrane domain-containing protein, encoding MQHEVTPRTDGSGTATGPGDRSGGRVTLRGDLRAALPDAAAAVVVTGAVFLFLYLRMGAGEGDTVAVMPFMDDPATYWMYLLSQAFGWSALLWAWGTVMLGLVVSGPGAGRLPVSRATLERWHRTTSLTTMALMAAHALMFMAELVRYEAALGWAARIWAGFADSFVPGWYDSGTGRLAIPIGQAALYLAVPLGLLFYVRHRIGANTWRRLHRFVIVVYVLSVWHTLLYGTNVWYGDWPRTVLWLLQLPVAGLLLVRLLRPARRSERLGSPRGGRRAAGWVLRAAGRAVVLAVVVGILVVTVSGRDGGRPRPAEPPAATPHAHEAG
- a CDS encoding cysteine synthase family protein; this translates as MIHPHVADAVKRPDLVRLTDSVVLLRFESMKIYSALGAVRHLLERGTVVPGQTLVDSSSGIYAYALALACHRYGMRCHIVASTTVDATTLAQLEILGATVEQVRPTENLKLDQELRVRRVRAYLAERPDAHWMRQYHDDVHYLGYREVADQIAEALPGRPLTVVGGVGSGASTGGLVEHLRRRDPSVRLVGVQPFGSVTFGSQDHHDPEAIIAGIGSSIVFDNVRHQLYDALHWMDFTHAMAGTVALLREHAVFAGLSTGAAYLAAVHESGCLPGRLHLVIGADTGHRYVERVHRRHNEALDPAELKPVEIGAPEEMAMPWSTMAWNRTPCPAQWKDAAA
- a CDS encoding FecCD family ABC transporter permease — protein: MAFGPAVLLLTVLLLASMTAGMAIGSVRVPAGQVWGIVLHALGLDWPDATWSAARETIVLDVRAPRVLLGAVTGAGLALIGAALQALVRNPLAEPYLLGVSSGASLGAVAVIVFGVQVFGHLSLSAAAFAGALLTLLLVYTTARSGGRITTTRLVLSGVAYALVLTALMNLLLLTSDRGNEARAVLAWTMGGLGGVRWGTLWLPATALLLGLGVLLLQARSLNLLSAGEEAATTMGLDVARFRARLFVLVSLLTGVLVAAAGPIGFVGLMTPHIVRLFVGGDHRRVLPAAALGGAVFLLWADIAARTVAAPAELPVGVLTALTGGPFFLWLMRRQARRTTDGGPA
- a CDS encoding class I SAM-dependent methyltransferase, whose amino-acid sequence is MTDTGGFQDDDFWTEFYDFLFSEQRWTQAEDLLGTSPLLSIPAGARVLDLCCGPGVFTIPLALRGADVTGVDRSPVLLERGRKRAADTGAAPRFVEADVLDYRPDGPYDVVLNMFTSFGYFEDPADNARVLETMHDALAPGGSLVLDLAGKELLARRVEPPKVVRRGEDLLVQTDTVLDDWARLRSDWVLVRGERVTRASLVWFVYSAVELRAMLREAGFGEIEVYGGFDGRPYDQDAERLVLRAVRTA
- a CDS encoding ABC transporter substrate-binding protein — encoded protein: MYDGTPRPFALPTSRSGRRALRAAGAAAALSAVLLTGCGGPDRAGQDKPAATAADGFPLTVENCGVRTTYDAPPSRVVTIHQHPAELMLSLGLGDRMVGTAFPDSAVLPELREKFEAIPELAAKEPSFETILDAEPDFVYGGYGSAFAENEGRSREAFEDAGIHTHLNREYCGKKQVSMQDTYDEIGAIGELFGVQDRADALVADLRSRVTAASKAVDGEREVSVFVYDSGDKSAFTAGGKSLGTEVIRLAGGRNVFADLDDVFGDVSWEQVVARKPEVIAIYDYAGAGNVEQKKRFLLSQPALADVPAVKNERFVVLPLTATLVGVRAPYAVEDLARGLHPKRFP
- a CDS encoding ATP-grasp domain-containing protein is translated as MTLVSLESLSFGLGHLVRATDALGERLRLLTRDPSYYRYELDRLPADALEVTVVDTFDTEAVAALLASTPDLRGLIGSTDTWTEVAAELTARFGLPGLDPAVLRRTRDKAAVRDLLHAAGLARSRAVRAGDPAGGFAARVAKETGFPAVVKDTAGTGSQNVWLVRDEPALEAALREATGRTLKGGLFAEPHLAGPVYSAESLTWEGTTRLLGVSSRLMSPEPRFREEITAFPVAFPGQTAAELERWLGGVLAAVGYTDRFAHVEFALTAHGPEVIEINPRIGGALVGEGMCRALGYNVYEAVAETALGRRPRLMDARLPGGPAVAFVLGYPARPGVFTGVDGLDRLADLPGSPAWYPVREVGDRIEHLDDSRGYAGIVYAEAETAELATHRAVAAANTVRVLTEEVPEERPVRG
- a CDS encoding deoxynucleoside kinase, encoding MICVGGMIGIGKTSVAELLAKELGGDVFYESVDDNPILPLFYTASPEEIEAKRYPFLLQLHFLRTRFASIKEAYKRPDSVLDRSIYEDWYFARVNHDLGRISALEMQIYEGLLDEMLREIDGLPYRKAPDLMVYLTADFSTVLHRIGLRGRDFEQDEGLVEYYRTLWSGYDDWVRLHYSAGEVLVVDMNSTDVVNNPEDAARVTREVRAALAAARGGAGEAPPRG